A window of Candidatus Gracilibacteria bacterium genomic DNA:
GGTCGAAGTGAAAGCCTCTTTTTTATTAATGAAATTACACTTCATAAATGAATGAGGGTCTGAGTCGTATGAGAAAATGGTGTTTGAAAATCAACATTTATTAAAACTATATTAGGTCAGATTCCTTTACTAGATGGGTATCAATCAATTTGAAAAGCTTCTGAAATACTCTACTACTCTCAAATGCATGAGGAGCTCTACAAAGACCTCACTATGCGAGAAAATTTTCATAAACACTGAGTAAATTATCCAGATGAACATCTCATCTGACTTATTAAGCATTATCTCTTTGAAAAAACCGACTTAGATAAAAAAGTATCAGAACTTTCTGGAGGTCAAACCAGTAAGCTCCTATTTGCTATTCTTTGACAAAAATCCTCCAACCTCTTAATTTTTGATGAACCAACAAATCATCTCGATTATGACACTCGCGAGTCTCTTGAGGAATCACTCAGAGCATATAAATGAACCATATTATTTATTTCTCATGATAGATACTTTGTGAATAAGCTCGCAACTCATATATGGTTTATACATGATGGAGAGCTCTCAATTTCGTACTGAAACTATGAGGATTATAGGTTCAAGATTGAGCATAAACTAGATATGGATATGCATCTCTTTGATGAACAAGCAGAGCTCAATCTTGTATTAGAAGAAAAGCTTTGAGAAAAAGAATTTAAGAGACTCAAAAATAAATTTAGTCGAGATAAAAAAAGAAGGAGATAATCTCCTTCTTTTTTTATCTGAATATTTCTGGAGGAAAAACTGATTGTCAGTTCAAGACTTGTGAATCCTCAAATTTAAAAATACTAATTTCTCCACTTGGTTCCAAATAACATCTCATAATTTCACCAGTATTTTTAATTCATTGAATTCTCAGTTTACTATAAAATGCTTTTAAAGGAATGTCTTTTTTAAAAAGCATTTTTTCATCAATAACTCCATTTTCTATTATTAAGACAGGATCTGGAACTGCGAGTTGGAGAAAAAAATCATTTTTAAGAGTAAGATGTGTGAGAAATTCTTTGAGAACAATTATAAATGTTAATGCTGCAACACCGTATAAAAGTGGTACAGTTGCATAAAACATTGGATCTCAAGCAGCGCTTCACATAGCAACTACAAGAAAATAATCAAAGAAACTCATATCTTTGAGTCACTTTCATGATACAACTCTTA
This region includes:
- a CDS encoding DUF421 domain-containing protein; its protein translation is MEFDFVPFEFGRMFLGDASLWYLFEILFRVVVIFVTAVVLLRVVSGKGLKDMSFFDYFLVVAMGSAAGDPMFYATVPLLYGVAALTFIIVLKEFLTHLTLKNDFFLQLAVPDPVLIIENGVIDEKMLFKKDIPLKAFYSKLRIQGIKNTGEIMRCYLEPSGEISIFKFEDSQVLNGQSVFPPEIFR